The genomic stretch ACATTCCTTGAAACCAGAATTCTTTTGACTGCCAAGCCCTACATCCCAAGTTACTGGTGGCACACAGCTGAGAGGGAAGCCCCTCCTTGCCTTGCCCCCCGGCTCAGGCCAAGGTCTCACTCGCCTCAAATCAGAGACTGTTACCACTTCCCCCATTCCTCATGGAAGCTAGAGAACATTCTCACTGTATTATGAATTCCCTATCAAGGAATGCACTATAATACAATTAAACAAGGAATATAGGTGTGACTTTAAAGGCAAGCTTAAGCTCAAATATGAATTTACTTTAATAACTAACTTAAATAGCCTTTCAAGAAAAAGGCCACCACTTTATAGcactttttttcattatttagagCAACGCTGTTCAACAGGGCTTTCTGAAATGACGGAAATGTTCTACATCTGTGCTACCTAATAAGGGagccactagtcacatgtggctgcTGAGCATTTAAAATGTGGTAATTCAactaagaaactgaattttaaattttatttaattttaacagcCACAAGTAGCTAGTGGCTACCCTACTGGACAGTGAACACAGAGCAACTACAGCTGGAGGCAATGATAACAACTTCAAAAGCAGCAAACCACAGACACACAAGTCAAGTGGGAGGCCAGCTCCTGGCAGGGCATCTGGGAGAAGACTTTGGTGAGGTGCTGACAGTAAGAGATGAACTCTGAGTTTTAGAGGCTCAATATTTCTAACAATGCTTACCACAAAAAAAACATCAACTCCTCTTTTCTGGATTCCTTGGTTTCAAAGCTTGCATCATACAAAGCATAGCGACAATCTTTCTCAGGAAGCATTCCCACAAAATGCTTGAAAGGATCGGTTATGGTTACACCAACATCTCCAACCAAGATCTCTTTGCCTTCTTCTACAATGATGCACTTTTTGTCTGCACTGAGACAAAAAATGAcagccttctttcttttcttgatttcttcTGGTGTAGAACATTTCCGAACTTTCATGTCATAAAAAATGCGACAT from Vicugna pacos chromosome 19, VicPac4, whole genome shotgun sequence encodes the following:
- the DSTN gene encoding destrin isoform X1, whose translation is MASGVQVADEVCRIFYDMKVRKCSTPEEIKKRKKAVIFCLSADKKCIIVEEGKEILVGDVGVTITDPFKHFVGMLPEKDCRYALYDASFETKESRKEELMFFLWAPELAPLKSKMIYASSKDAIKKKFQGIKHECQANGPEDLNRACIAEKLGGSLIVAFEGCPV
- the DSTN gene encoding destrin isoform X2 → MKVRKCSTPEEIKKRKKAVIFCLSADKKCIIVEEGKEILVGDVGVTITDPFKHFVGMLPEKDCRYALYDASFETKESRKEELMFFLWAPELAPLKSKMIYASSKDAIKKKFQGIKHECQANGPEDLNRACIAEKLGGSLIVAFEGCPV